A single genomic interval of Deltaproteobacteria bacterium harbors:
- a CDS encoding RNA polymerase sigma factor, whose product MVSSPVFDPPGSAAEALPADDAAREEREDRRPPGERALLERVRTGDRQAFGELVALHQRSVYGLALRLARNPDDARDLAQEAFVRAWAARERLDPTRPFAPWVLTITRRLGVDRLRYQGRWKQQGLPEPGEPSAPPPQLVDGPRAHAAVEQAQLGDALSRALSELSEHYRAVIELHHVQGLPVAEIATILGRPPGTIMTWLYRARAALKDHLQQEGITP is encoded by the coding sequence ATGGTCAGCTCACCGGTCTTCGACCCTCCGGGCTCTGCCGCGGAGGCCCTCCCGGCCGACGATGCGGCCCGGGAGGAGCGAGAGGACCGCCGCCCCCCGGGCGAGCGGGCCCTCCTGGAGCGGGTGCGGACGGGCGATCGCCAGGCCTTCGGGGAGCTGGTCGCGCTCCACCAGCGCTCGGTCTACGGACTGGCGCTGCGCCTCGCCCGCAACCCCGACGACGCCCGGGACCTCGCCCAGGAGGCCTTCGTGAGGGCCTGGGCCGCCAGAGAGCGCCTCGATCCCACGCGCCCCTTCGCCCCCTGGGTGCTGACCATCACCCGGCGGCTGGGCGTGGATCGCCTGCGGTACCAGGGCCGCTGGAAGCAGCAGGGCCTCCCCGAGCCGGGCGAGCCCTCCGCGCCGCCCCCGCAGCTGGTGGACGGTCCCCGGGCCCACGCCGCCGTCGAGCAGGCGCAGCTGGGCGACGCCCTCTCCCGGGCGCTCTCGGAGCTCTCCGAGCACTACCGCGCCGTGATCGAGCTTCACCACGTCCAGGGCCTGCCGGTGGCCGAGATCGCCACGATCCTCGGCCGCCCCCCCGGGACGATCATGACCTGGCTCTACCGGGCCCGTGCGGCCCTGAAGGATCACCTCCAGCAGGAGGGCATCACCCCATGA
- a CDS encoding lysophospholipid acyltransferase family protein, translated as MLVRFLLAASRLLPRPLLAAAGMTLSVLVFGVLGVRRALVREALARSLPGRGEDERRRIERAFHRHLGRALAELLWGITAPLAALREQIVLDGFEALEEAAASGRGAIVATAHFGSWELCAVAAARLGLPLAVVSKRLRVGWLDRSWAGLRARIGLAELPVKGSTRAILRHLRGGGVLGLVIDQHLPPPGGVAVPFLGREAFTTRAPVVLHRRSGAPIFTVYLVREGPWRHRMVVRPFEVGEGEAEVAVLERLNATLEARIEAAPEQWLWLHRRWKQPPEKGSPG; from the coding sequence ATGCTCGTCCGGTTCCTCCTCGCCGCCTCGCGCCTCCTGCCCCGGCCCCTCCTGGCGGCGGCGGGCATGACCCTCTCGGTGTTGGTCTTCGGCGTGCTCGGCGTGCGCCGCGCCCTCGTCCGGGAGGCCCTCGCCCGCAGCCTGCCGGGGCGCGGCGAGGACGAGCGGCGCCGGATCGAGCGCGCCTTCCACCGGCACCTCGGGCGCGCCCTGGCCGAGCTCCTGTGGGGCATCACGGCGCCCCTCGCGGCGCTGCGCGAGCAGATCGTGCTCGACGGCTTCGAGGCCCTGGAGGAGGCCGCGGCGAGCGGCCGGGGCGCGATCGTGGCGACCGCCCACTTCGGCAGCTGGGAGCTCTGCGCCGTGGCCGCCGCCCGGCTCGGCCTGCCCCTGGCCGTGGTGAGCAAGCGCCTGCGGGTGGGCTGGCTGGACCGCAGCTGGGCGGGCCTGCGGGCCCGGATCGGGCTCGCCGAGCTCCCGGTGAAGGGGAGCACCCGGGCCATCCTGCGCCACCTGCGGGGCGGGGGCGTGCTGGGCCTGGTCATCGACCAGCACCTGCCGCCGCCAGGCGGGGTGGCGGTGCCCTTCCTCGGGCGGGAGGCCTTCACCACCCGGGCCCCGGTGGTGCTCCACCGCCGCAGCGGCGCGCCGATCTTCACCGTCTACCTGGTGCGGGAGGGCCCCTGGCGCCACCGGATGGTGGTGCGCCCCTTCGAGGTGGGGGAGGGCGAGGCCGAGGTGGCGGTGCTGGAGCGCCTCAACGCCACCCTGGAGGCCCGGATCGAGGCCGCTCCCGAGCAGTGGCTCTGGCTCCACCGCCGGTGGAAGCAGCCGCCGGAAAAGGGGTCTCCCGGCTGA
- the lpxK gene encoding tetraacyldisaccharide 4'-kinase: MTLSRHPLARRLSEAWFEAHPSLGEWALLQALAPASWVYSAAMRARSLAYENGLLEVVRAPIPVVSVGNLIVGGAGKTPVVIELARRLRDAGERVAVLTRGYGAEREDARLVADAEGIHLPAREAGDEPLLIARRCEGVIVLAGPDRAALAERAAKEHGATLALLDDGMQHRRLHRDLEIVVIDASSPLGNGRALPGGPLREPVTALSRANLVWLSRTDELGQRPLTTEAELQTLLSRLGLPVVRACYRPVAVSDLQGQDRREAGWLEGRAVHALSGVARPHSFLQTLTSAGARLTGNSVFGDHHAFSAEEIGAVLAEAKAEGAMVVTTEKDAQRLGGLALPPDHGIAVVVVETEILEGEQLLTRAIAGLPEPTA; this comes from the coding sequence ATGACCCTCTCTCGGCACCCCCTGGCCCGACGCCTCTCCGAGGCCTGGTTCGAGGCTCACCCCAGCCTCGGCGAGTGGGCGCTGCTCCAGGCCCTCGCGCCGGCCTCGTGGGTCTACTCCGCCGCGATGCGCGCCCGCTCCCTGGCCTACGAGAACGGGCTCCTCGAGGTCGTCCGGGCGCCGATCCCGGTGGTGAGCGTGGGCAACCTGATCGTCGGCGGCGCCGGGAAGACGCCGGTGGTGATCGAGCTGGCCCGCCGCCTCCGCGACGCGGGCGAGCGGGTGGCGGTCCTCACGCGGGGCTACGGTGCCGAGCGGGAGGACGCCCGCCTGGTCGCCGACGCCGAGGGGATCCACCTCCCGGCGCGGGAGGCCGGCGACGAGCCCCTCCTCATCGCGCGCCGCTGCGAGGGGGTGATCGTCCTGGCCGGCCCCGACCGCGCGGCGCTGGCCGAGCGCGCGGCGAAGGAGCACGGCGCCACCCTCGCGCTCCTCGACGATGGGATGCAGCACCGGCGCCTGCACCGCGACCTCGAGATCGTCGTCATCGACGCGAGCTCCCCCCTGGGCAACGGGCGGGCGCTCCCCGGAGGGCCGCTGCGGGAGCCCGTCACCGCGCTCTCCCGGGCGAACCTGGTCTGGCTCTCGCGCACCGACGAGCTCGGCCAGCGGCCCCTCACCACCGAGGCCGAGCTGCAGACCCTGCTCTCGCGCCTGGGCCTCCCCGTGGTGCGCGCCTGCTACCGCCCGGTGGCGGTGAGCGATCTGCAAGGCCAGGACCGGCGAGAGGCCGGCTGGCTGGAGGGGAGGGCGGTGCACGCGCTCTCGGGCGTCGCCCGCCCCCACTCCTTCCTCCAGACCCTCACCAGCGCCGGCGCCCGCCTCACCGGGAACAGCGTCTTCGGGGATCACCACGCCTTCAGCGCCGAGGAGATCGGCGCGGTCCTGGCCGAGGCGAAGGCGGAGGGGGCCATGGTGGTGACCACCGAGAAGGACGCGCAGCGCCTCGGCGGCCTCGCGCTGCCCCCCGATCACGGGATCGCGGTGGTGGTCGTCGAGACCGAGATCCTCGAGGGCGAGCAGCTCCTCACCCGGGCGATCGCCGGGCTGCCCGAGCCCACCGCCTGA
- a CDS encoding glycosyltransferase family 9 protein, with translation MMNEPYHLVIRLSAIGDVLLTFPALHALREVQEGTRLAFLTDPAQAPLLRDQPLIDRLFVWPRDGRGRAAPVAEVHALLKDEAFTSVIDLQNKVRTRRLVAALRRDRALESARLQRRSLGGALLALLGRDRPLEGPHATRLYFRALGAFGVRPPPGAPDAPLPYRWTIPGEGRSELEVFELPPAPRVGLAPASRWPTKDWPLERYQALARLLIDEGSSVVFIGGPDERALHERLMKELPAGRVATSADLGLAALGALLARLTLLVSADSGPAHLASAVGCPVVTLFGPTAPGRWAPGPQGPAVHLLHLGLPCQPCSNHGTMSCPLGHHDCLRGIEVEMVHRAIRDLREAQGSSDSP, from the coding sequence ATGATGAACGAGCCCTACCACCTCGTCATCCGCCTCTCGGCCATCGGCGACGTGCTGCTGACCTTCCCGGCGCTGCACGCCCTGCGGGAGGTGCAGGAGGGCACGCGCCTCGCCTTCCTCACCGACCCGGCGCAGGCGCCGCTGCTGCGCGATCAGCCGCTGATCGACCGGCTCTTCGTCTGGCCCCGGGACGGGCGGGGGCGGGCGGCCCCGGTCGCCGAGGTGCACGCCCTCCTGAAGGACGAGGCCTTCACCTCGGTGATCGATCTGCAGAACAAGGTGCGGACCCGCCGGCTGGTGGCCGCGCTGCGGCGCGACCGCGCGCTGGAGAGCGCCCGGCTGCAGCGCCGCAGCCTCGGCGGCGCCCTCCTCGCCCTCCTCGGCCGGGACCGGCCCCTCGAGGGCCCGCACGCGACCCGCCTCTACTTCCGGGCCCTCGGCGCCTTCGGCGTGCGGCCGCCCCCCGGCGCCCCGGACGCGCCGCTGCCCTACCGCTGGACGATCCCCGGGGAGGGCCGGAGCGAGCTCGAGGTCTTCGAGCTGCCCCCCGCGCCGAGGGTGGGGCTCGCGCCGGCGAGCCGCTGGCCCACCAAGGACTGGCCCCTGGAGCGCTACCAGGCCCTCGCGCGCCTCCTGATCGACGAGGGCAGCTCGGTGGTCTTCATCGGGGGCCCGGACGAGCGGGCCCTCCACGAGCGCCTGATGAAGGAGCTCCCGGCGGGGCGCGTCGCCACCAGCGCCGATCTCGGGCTCGCCGCCCTCGGGGCGCTCCTCGCCCGGCTGACGCTGCTGGTGAGCGCCGATAGCGGACCGGCGCACCTCGCCTCGGCCGTGGGGTGCCCGGTCGTGACCCTCTTCGGGCCCACCGCGCCCGGCCGCTGGGCGCCGGGGCCGCAGGGGCCCGCGGTGCACCTGCTCCACCTGGGTCTGCCCTGCCAGCCCTGCAGCAACCACGGTACGATGAGCTGTCCGCTGGGCCACCACGACTGTCTGCGGGGAATCGAGGTGGAGATGGTCCACCGCGCCATCCGAGATCTGCGCGAGGCCCAGGGCTCGAGCGACTCGCCATGA
- a CDS encoding glycosyltransferase N-terminal domain-containing protein, whose amino-acid sequence MRVIYLIGSYLLFALLTPILLLHVKVRAGWRRRLGLYAEPILPERPSAPGRPRIWLHGASAGDLQAISPMIGELRSRLPDCTLIVSCLTNSGMLMGEQLAGVDAVTYLPWDLPGPTRRAMEAIAPDILVLEYTEVWPTLIRAARQAGAKVVLTNGRFSSRNLERYRFLFRLIGNPLREIDLFLMREDDEAERVLDLGAPLDRVWVTGNTKFDALVGRGAAPEGLAATLGLREDEPLLIAGSTHEGEEGLLLEVYGRLRERFPALRLLVAPRYLERIARVESLCREAGFEPRRRSDAGGDAAARVILLDTIGELGAAYALGTVVFVGGSFTDRGGQNILEPAACGRPVLFGPNMRNFHDAVQILQGRGGLQVQDAAHLERVIAELLAQPETLREVGELARETVAAIRGASVRNVDHMLRLLPGSRQ is encoded by the coding sequence GTGCGCGTCATCTATCTCATCGGGTCGTACCTGCTCTTCGCACTGCTCACGCCCATCCTCCTCCTCCACGTGAAGGTGAGGGCGGGGTGGCGGCGGCGCCTGGGCCTCTACGCCGAGCCCATCCTCCCGGAGCGCCCCTCGGCGCCCGGCCGGCCGCGGATCTGGCTCCACGGCGCGTCGGCGGGGGACCTGCAGGCCATCTCGCCGATGATCGGCGAGCTGCGCTCGCGCCTGCCCGACTGCACCCTGATCGTCTCCTGCCTCACCAACTCGGGGATGCTCATGGGGGAGCAGCTCGCGGGGGTCGACGCCGTGACCTACCTGCCCTGGGACCTGCCGGGGCCCACCCGCCGGGCGATGGAGGCCATCGCGCCGGACATCCTGGTCCTGGAGTACACCGAGGTCTGGCCGACGCTGATCCGCGCCGCCCGGCAGGCGGGCGCGAAGGTGGTGCTGACCAACGGCCGCTTCTCCTCCCGCAACCTCGAGCGCTACCGCTTCCTCTTCCGCCTGATCGGCAACCCCCTGCGGGAGATCGATCTCTTCCTGATGCGCGAGGACGACGAGGCCGAGCGGGTCCTCGATCTGGGCGCGCCCCTCGATCGGGTCTGGGTGACCGGCAACACCAAGTTCGACGCGCTGGTCGGGCGGGGCGCGGCCCCCGAGGGGCTCGCCGCGACCCTCGGCCTGCGCGAGGACGAGCCCCTCCTGATCGCCGGGAGCACCCACGAGGGTGAGGAGGGGCTCCTCCTCGAGGTCTACGGTCGCCTGCGCGAGCGCTTCCCGGCGCTGCGGCTCCTCGTCGCGCCGCGCTACCTGGAGCGGATCGCCCGGGTGGAGAGCCTCTGCCGCGAGGCGGGCTTCGAGCCGCGCCGCCGCTCCGACGCCGGGGGGGACGCCGCGGCGCGGGTGATCCTCCTCGACACGATCGGTGAGCTCGGCGCGGCCTACGCCCTGGGCACCGTCGTCTTCGTCGGCGGCTCCTTCACCGATCGCGGCGGCCAGAACATCCTGGAGCCGGCGGCCTGCGGCCGGCCGGTCCTCTTCGGGCCGAACATGCGCAACTTCCACGACGCCGTGCAGATCCTCCAGGGGCGGGGTGGGCTGCAGGTGCAGGACGCCGCGCACCTGGAGCGGGTGATCGCCGAGCTCCTCGCCCAGCCCGAGACCCTGCGGGAGGTCGGTGAGCTGGCCCGAGAGACGGTGGCCGCGATCCGGGGGGCCTCGGTGCGCAACGTCGATCACATGCTCCGGCTCCTGCCGGGGAGCCGGCAATGA
- a CDS encoding lysophospholipid acyltransferase family protein — protein sequence MAVLVIRLLRLTVRPETIVQGSGDRPELRSDVPPPIFAFFHGRQLPLLCWRYPRGLAVMVSHSRDGALQARVLALLGFAVVRGSESRDAIAGLRGVLRRVGEEERGAAFAVDGGRGPLHTVHPGVLLLAQHSGRSIVPVGAAVRRRRVLKKTWDRYQIPHLFSPAAVVLGEPLEVPRRATRAEREALAATLSERLHAATADADAACGAEPDPGEPGPRGCARCWPGQD from the coding sequence GTGGCGGTCCTCGTCATCCGCTTGCTCCGCCTCACGGTCCGGCCGGAGACGATCGTCCAGGGATCGGGCGACCGTCCGGAGCTGCGCTCCGACGTGCCCCCTCCGATCTTCGCCTTCTTCCATGGAAGGCAGCTGCCGCTGCTCTGCTGGCGCTACCCGCGGGGGCTCGCGGTGATGGTCTCCCACTCCCGGGACGGAGCCCTGCAGGCGCGGGTGCTCGCCCTCCTCGGCTTCGCGGTGGTGCGGGGCTCGGAGAGCCGGGACGCCATCGCCGGCCTGCGGGGCGTGCTGCGCCGGGTGGGGGAGGAGGAGAGGGGAGCCGCCTTCGCCGTGGACGGCGGCCGCGGACCCCTCCACACCGTCCACCCCGGCGTCCTGCTCCTGGCCCAGCACTCGGGCCGCTCCATCGTGCCGGTGGGCGCCGCCGTGCGTCGCCGGCGAGTGCTGAAGAAGACCTGGGACCGCTACCAGATCCCCCACCTCTTCTCGCCGGCGGCTGTGGTCCTCGGCGAGCCGCTGGAGGTGCCCCGCCGGGCCACCCGCGCCGAGCGCGAGGCCCTGGCCGCCACCCTGAGCGAGCGCCTCCACGCGGCCACCGCCGACGCCGACGCCGCCTGCGGCGCAGAGCCGGACCCCGGCGAGCCCGGGCCTCGCGGCTGCGCGCGCTGTTGGCCAGGGCAGGACTGA
- a CDS encoding CehA/McbA family metallohydrolase yields MKRWRRLLRSALRLLGGLLALWALWLLRVATLELPPPRTPDGSAAARGALHVHTTRSDGRAPVEEVARHAREAGLDFIVLADHNVTPDPAAEQEGVLVIPGVELSTSAGHILAYGGGEVAGWPLRRDDPVGAARASGSLVSLSHPVNLRRPWEGPFEGIDAMEVLSADSAYRVALRSPLTLLTAVLSYPASPDVAVLHLLDGVDEARERFHRALAEGGLQQGFCGHDAHGLPGYPPVFRVLGTHLAPGALAGDEAEVRAASVIEALREGRFFCAVDGLADASGFVLDTTGEEIVARLGAGVPAGARARLLLFRDGVEVAAVEGSEVRAASQPGRWHAEVELARPWLLGARRFLWILSGTSLVPVEPPVDDGSTGEAVDVDVDVNVDGGEPG; encoded by the coding sequence ATGAAGCGGTGGCGTCGCCTGCTCCGCAGCGCACTGAGGCTGCTCGGGGGGCTCCTCGCCCTCTGGGCGCTCTGGCTCCTGCGGGTCGCGACCCTCGAGCTGCCTCCCCCCCGGACGCCGGACGGCTCGGCCGCTGCGCGCGGCGCTCTCCACGTGCACACCACGCGCAGCGACGGTCGCGCCCCCGTGGAGGAGGTCGCCCGCCACGCCCGCGAGGCCGGCCTCGACTTCATCGTGCTGGCCGATCACAACGTCACCCCGGATCCCGCCGCCGAGCAGGAGGGCGTGCTGGTGATCCCGGGGGTGGAGCTCTCCACCAGCGCCGGGCACATCCTGGCCTACGGGGGAGGGGAGGTGGCGGGCTGGCCGCTGCGCCGGGACGATCCCGTGGGCGCGGCCCGCGCGAGCGGGAGCCTGGTCAGCCTCTCCCACCCGGTGAACCTGCGGCGGCCCTGGGAGGGGCCCTTCGAGGGCATCGACGCGATGGAGGTGCTCTCCGCCGACTCGGCCTACCGGGTCGCCCTGCGCTCGCCCCTGACCCTCCTCACGGCCGTCCTCTCCTATCCAGCCAGCCCCGACGTCGCCGTGCTCCACCTCCTCGACGGAGTGGACGAGGCGCGGGAGCGCTTCCACCGGGCGCTGGCCGAGGGCGGGCTGCAGCAGGGCTTCTGCGGGCACGACGCCCACGGGCTGCCGGGCTACCCGCCCGTCTTCCGGGTGCTGGGGACCCACCTCGCGCCCGGGGCGCTCGCCGGGGATGAGGCGGAGGTCCGGGCGGCCTCGGTGATCGAGGCGCTGAGGGAGGGGCGCTTCTTCTGCGCGGTGGATGGGCTGGCCGACGCGTCGGGCTTCGTGCTGGACACCACCGGGGAGGAGATCGTCGCGCGGCTGGGGGCCGGGGTGCCGGCCGGGGCGCGGGCGCGGCTCCTGCTCTTCCGCGATGGCGTGGAGGTGGCGGCGGTCGAGGGCTCCGAGGTGAGAGCGGCCTCGCAGCCGGGGCGGTGGCACGCGGAGGTGGAGCTGGCGCGGCCGTGGCTCCTCGGGGCGCGGAGGTTCCTTTGGATCTTGTCAGGCACTTCGCTGGTCCCGGTCGAGCCGCCGGTTGATGACGGGTCCACGGGAGAGGCCGTGGACGTGGACGTGGACGTGAACGTCGACGGGGGTGAGCCGGGGTGA
- a CDS encoding ABC transporter transmembrane domain-containing protein produces the protein MIATYLRLLRYLKAHRPGFAVAVIFMVILAGTTGVYAFLVGPVLEFLMTGGEKGAEAAGKILPLLEAASLEREDALVALPVALFVVAVLKGIAYLGQFYFMGMTGQRVVVDLRKDLFRHLLTLPPAWFDHHHSGDIATRFTNDINKVEMGVTYAVASMIRDGLQVIVLLVVAFTLDWRLSLIAFFILPFILIPVVRFARRLRSVTTDANVIVGGIGELILETLGGIRVVQAFTMEDYESRRFGEANDAYVRVMRKSFLVRGASTPTMEILGVGGLAIALYWATSGIASGTLSPAHLLSFFATVVLLYMPVKNLGKLGQFAVTGAASAERVFEILDAEAEIADAPGAVALERFEEGITFEGVRFAYRTETGSLRQALDGIDLELPKGSITALVGPSGGGKTTLASLVPRFYEVSEGAVRIDGRDLRELTLRSLRQQIAVVSQDTVIFNDTVRNNVAYGHAEVDEALLWKALERAQAREFVESLELGLETSLGERGVALSGGQRQRIAIARALLKDAPILILDEATSSLDTQSEAAVQAALEELMIGRTVLVIAHRLSTIRKAHRIEVLEAGRIVEAGTHEELLASGGLYRTLHDLQFKELAEASAPEAAAGA, from the coding sequence ATGATCGCGACCTACCTGCGCCTGCTGCGCTACCTGAAGGCCCACCGCCCGGGCTTCGCGGTGGCCGTGATCTTCATGGTGATCCTCGCCGGCACCACCGGGGTCTACGCCTTCCTGGTCGGGCCGGTGCTGGAGTTCCTGATGACCGGCGGCGAGAAGGGCGCCGAGGCGGCGGGGAAGATCCTGCCCCTGCTGGAGGCGGCCAGCCTCGAGCGGGAGGACGCTTTGGTGGCCCTGCCGGTGGCCCTCTTCGTGGTCGCCGTGCTCAAGGGCATCGCCTACCTGGGGCAGTTCTACTTCATGGGCATGACCGGGCAGCGGGTCGTGGTCGACCTGCGCAAGGATCTCTTCCGCCACCTGCTGACCCTGCCTCCCGCCTGGTTCGACCACCACCACAGCGGCGACATCGCCACCCGCTTCACCAACGACATCAACAAGGTCGAGATGGGGGTCACCTACGCCGTGGCCTCGATGATCCGCGACGGGCTGCAGGTCATCGTCCTGCTGGTGGTCGCCTTCACCCTCGACTGGCGCCTCTCCCTCATCGCCTTCTTCATCCTGCCCTTCATCCTCATCCCGGTGGTGCGCTTCGCCCGGCGCCTGCGCTCGGTGACCACCGACGCCAACGTGATCGTCGGCGGCATCGGCGAGCTGATCCTCGAGACCCTCGGGGGCATCCGGGTGGTGCAGGCCTTCACCATGGAGGACTACGAGTCCCGCCGCTTCGGCGAGGCCAACGACGCCTACGTGCGGGTGATGCGCAAGTCCTTCCTCGTCCGCGGGGCCTCCACCCCCACCATGGAGATCCTCGGGGTCGGCGGCCTGGCCATCGCCCTCTACTGGGCCACCTCGGGCATCGCCTCGGGGACCCTCTCCCCGGCGCACCTCCTCTCCTTCTTCGCCACCGTGGTGCTGCTCTACATGCCGGTGAAGAACCTCGGGAAGCTGGGGCAGTTCGCCGTCACCGGCGCCGCCAGCGCCGAGCGGGTCTTCGAGATCCTCGACGCCGAGGCCGAGATCGCCGACGCCCCCGGCGCGGTGGCGCTCGAGCGCTTCGAGGAGGGCATCACCTTCGAGGGCGTCCGCTTCGCCTACCGCACCGAGACCGGCAGCCTGCGTCAGGCCCTCGACGGGATCGACCTCGAGCTCCCCAAGGGCTCCATCACGGCCCTCGTCGGCCCCTCCGGCGGCGGGAAGACCACCCTGGCGAGCCTCGTGCCCCGCTTCTACGAGGTGAGCGAGGGGGCGGTGCGGATCGACGGACGGGATCTGCGAGAGCTCACCCTGCGCTCCCTGCGCCAGCAGATCGCGGTGGTCTCCCAGGACACGGTGATCTTCAACGACACGGTGCGGAACAACGTCGCCTACGGTCACGCCGAGGTCGACGAGGCCCTCCTCTGGAAGGCGCTCGAGCGGGCGCAGGCCCGGGAGTTCGTCGAGTCCCTCGAGCTGGGCCTGGAGACCTCCCTCGGCGAGCGGGGCGTCGCCCTCTCCGGCGGCCAGCGGCAGCGCATCGCCATCGCCCGGGCCCTGCTCAAGGACGCGCCGATCCTGATCCTCGACGAGGCCACCAGCAGCCTCGACACCCAGAGCGAGGCCGCGGTGCAGGCGGCCCTCGAGGAGCTGATGATCGGCCGGACGGTGCTGGTCATCGCCCACCGGCTCTCGACCATCCGCAAGGCCCACCGGATCGAGGTCCTCGAGGCCGGAAGGATCGTCGAGGCCGGCACGCACGAGGAGCTGCTGGCGAGCGGCGGGCTCTATCGCACCCTCCACGATCTGCAGTTCAAGGAGCTCGCCGAGGCGAGCGCGCCGGAGGCAGCGGCGGGCGCATGA
- a CDS encoding glycosyltransferase family 39 protein, translated as MPWRLALGLAGLSLGAHLGVALLTEPVPDEAYYLLWSRHLAWDYPDHPPAVAFFLALARLLAGEGRLALRLPALLTALLVPTLLGWALARTRGEAEARRLLWLLHATLLLHVLGVIVTPDTPLSLAWAAALAGLLLLVDREGEGRPAPLLLLGVGLALGVALLSKLTGWALLGGVLAAALFHRPLRERLGGWGGLALLVVPALALAAPWIAATLAAPGESGLAFQLGRLSPRGSLPAKLGAYLGGQLGVLTPGVLWLALRFAGTLRRPASPRDTLLLWLGLPLPLFFLAVALVRPVEANWIGPAWLPLLVGAAGLPVTRRCFRGSVGVGLGLVLLLHGLALATASEAGRGLLPRASLARLSGGERLAARVDELCSGPVVRVGDYGAGAELHLHLGAERVRVETRERPSLFDRLEQPPFVAVDGACSLDSCRRPPPPLEGCVWGPPALPGDWPRPRLCLSRLRCEVPLR; from the coding sequence ATGCCCTGGCGCCTGGCCCTCGGGCTGGCGGGCCTCTCCCTCGGGGCGCACCTCGGGGTCGCGCTCCTCACCGAGCCGGTGCCGGACGAGGCCTACTACCTCCTCTGGTCCCGGCACCTGGCCTGGGACTACCCCGATCACCCGCCGGCCGTCGCCTTCTTCCTGGCCCTCGCCCGCCTCCTGGCGGGAGAGGGGCGCCTCGCGCTGCGCCTGCCGGCGCTCCTCACGGCGCTCCTGGTCCCCACGCTGCTCGGCTGGGCCCTGGCGCGGACCCGCGGCGAGGCCGAGGCCCGCCGCCTGCTCTGGCTGCTCCACGCGACCCTCCTGCTCCACGTCCTCGGGGTGATCGTCACCCCCGACACGCCCCTCTCCCTGGCCTGGGCCGCCGCCCTCGCCGGGTTGCTGCTGCTCGTCGATCGCGAGGGGGAAGGGCGCCCCGCGCCGCTCCTCCTCCTCGGCGTCGGCCTCGCCCTCGGGGTCGCGCTGCTCTCGAAGCTCACCGGCTGGGCGCTCCTCGGCGGCGTCCTCGCCGCGGCCCTCTTCCACCGTCCCCTGCGCGAGCGCCTGGGGGGGTGGGGCGGCCTCGCGCTCCTCGTCGTCCCGGCGCTGGCCCTCGCGGCGCCCTGGATCGCCGCGACCCTCGCCGCGCCCGGCGAGTCGGGCCTCGCCTTCCAGCTGGGGCGGCTGAGTCCGCGGGGCTCGCTCCCCGCGAAGCTCGGCGCCTACCTCGGCGGGCAGCTCGGCGTCCTCACCCCGGGCGTCCTCTGGCTCGCCCTGCGCTTCGCCGGGACCCTGCGGCGCCCCGCCTCGCCGCGGGACACCCTCCTGCTCTGGCTGGGGCTGCCCCTGCCGCTCTTCTTCCTCGCCGTCGCGCTCGTCCGCCCGGTGGAGGCCAACTGGATCGGGCCCGCCTGGCTGCCCCTCCTGGTGGGCGCCGCGGGGCTGCCGGTCACCCGCCGCTGCTTCCGCGGCAGCGTCGGCGTCGGTCTCGGCCTGGTGCTCCTCCTCCACGGCCTGGCCCTGGCGACCGCGAGCGAGGCCGGTCGGGGGCTCTTGCCCCGGGCCTCCCTCGCCCGGCTCTCCGGCGGCGAGCGCCTGGCCGCCCGGGTCGACGAGCTCTGCTCCGGACCCGTGGTGCGGGTGGGGGACTACGGGGCGGGCGCCGAGCTCCACCTCCACCTGGGGGCGGAGCGGGTGCGGGTGGAGACGAGGGAGCGCCCGAGCCTCTTCGATCGCCTGGAGCAGCCGCCCTTCGTCGCGGTCGACGGCGCCTGCAGCCTCGACAGCTGCCGGCGCCCGCCGCCACCGCTCGAGGGCTGCGTCTGGGGGCCTCCCGCGCTCCCCGGAGACTGGCCCCGGCCCCGCCTCTGCCTCTCGCGGCTGCGCTGCGAGGTGCCTCTGCGATAG